In the Triticum aestivum cultivar Chinese Spring chromosome 2B, IWGSC CS RefSeq v2.1, whole genome shotgun sequence genome, TGGACCAGACCAGAACCAGGGTCTTCTTCCGAAGCGTCTCGCCTGAACACAAAGGGTACGCACATTTCTTCCCGCCAACTAACATAACAAAAACTCAGGCATCACCCACTGACCGAACCTCCTAACATATATACAACGCTGGTACTACAATGTATGCAGTGCGAACTGGTGCTACAATCTGACGGCCCCCATCGCCGCGGACGAAGCGATCGTTCCATGGTTCCCGAAGAGCATGGTGTCCATCGTCGAGGGGAGCATACGGAGCATGAGGACGCCGGCCACGTACCTGAACATCACGCGCCTTTCCGAGCTCAGGATCGACGCGCACCCTTCGGTGTACTCGATCAACAGGGATGGGAAGCCTCTGTCGTTGGAGCAACGGCGGCAGCCGGTGGTGTATGCTGACTGCAGCCACTGGTGCCTGCCAGGGTTGCCTGATACTTGGAATGTgcttttgcttgcttccttgacgagATATCCCTCCTCTAATGTACACTTGTAGCTAGCCTTGTAGGATCAGTAAAACACTACTGTACTTGTAAGACACAACAATCTAGCTAGGCTGATATACTCTGTCTGGTTCCAATTGACTAATGCATGGTGGGGAAATGAGGCTGAAATCAGTTGACAAATCAAGGAATCACATACTCTAAACAGGTTTTcgtcccgctttataaataaaacaAACACCGAACAGATTACACGGCCGAACGATACAAAGTGATGGGTAGCTCTCAAATAATGCCGATCCTAGACTACCCGCATCACGCAGGACACGACAAGGCTACTCTAAGAGAGCAGAAGGATCTGAGTACAACGCCATACAATGCCCCAAAACACCTAAGCTCAATGATAACAGCGGTAAGCGTCGCCATTGTCGAGTCCAGACAAACAAGGGTTTTCACCCGGAACCTTGACACGAAGAACAATGACAAAGCTATTCCACATGTTATTTCCCTTTAAAAGATGCCCGTGGATGGACCGAATCCCGAAGGGATTGTTGCACCTTCCATCCCTCATGTGTGTATCACTCCGTGATATGAGCAGATACTGTTTGAATGACAACACATTGGGCTGGGCTGGAGTAGAAAGGATGTGAGGTAACACTGCCTCCTCCTCCCATTATTTCTCTTTGATTCAATTTTACTAGCTAGCAGGGATGATAACACGCTGCTTTTTACAGGTCATAGGAACTCGTACTTGGAGGAACGAGCAGCAAAAGGCAAAATTGGTTAagctccacagggtcctgttcaaccatctCAGGCACGACCTATTTCCCTCCCGCTTGCTACAGGGGGCGGTCACTGTCTGTTGCTTCTTACATGCGACACACAGTTCAAACACTGCAGAGAATTCAGATTCGAGAACTTCCGGACGAAGAGGGAAGGTTTTGATGTGGTGGTGGGTGGCCACGGCATGGCAGCAGCCGGTTATCTCGCTCGCCGGACCCGTCTGTGGTGTTGCACACTAAGTTGGGCAGAGTGGCAGGGGCTCTTAGAAGAATAGAAGTTCGTACAGCAGGCCGGCGGACCGGATGAGCAGAGCCATGGACATCGCAAACGACCTCATCTACCGGCTTGATTTGGCGCGTGATTTGAAAGAGATTTCTGTTGCCGAGCACCGCCTCGGTGTAACAGTCTGAAGATGAGGTTGCAGTGCTCGATATGGCACCAAATATCCACGATCAGAGGGATCATGGAAGGGGACGTCTGTACAAATTTTTTCCATGTGAAGGCATCTGCAAGGAGAAGAAAAAACACCATCCTCCAGCATCAGGGACAATTCTTCTGGGGCAAGAGGACAAGATGGAGATAGCGTTGGATTTCTTCTCCGGTCTCCTGGGACAGTCGGTGTCTAGGAAAGTAAAGCTGAATTTTGAGGCCATTGGTTATTCGCTGGCCGCGGATCTGCTCACGCAGCTTGCGTGTTCTTTGGGGAGGAAGTGCTCGCTGCCATCAACGACAACAACGCCGACAGAGCGCCAAGCCCTGACCGACAGAGCGCCAAGCATTGGCAAATTGATTGCCAAGATCATTGCACGAAGCTGATGAATGATCTGATCTTACCGTGTGNNNNNNNNNNNNNNNNNNNNNNNNNNNNNNNNNNNNNNNNNNNNNNNNNNNNNNNNNNNNNNNNNNNNNNNNNNNNNNNNNNNNNNNNNNNNNNNNNNNNNNNNNNNNNNNNNNNNNNNNNNNNNNNNNNNNNNNNNNNNNNNNNNNNNNNNNNNNNNNNNNNNNNNNNNNNNNNNNNNNNNNNNNNNNNNNNNNNNNNNNNNNNNNNNNNNNNNNNNNNNNNNNNNNNNNNNNNNNNNNNNNNNNNNNNNNNNNNNNNNNNNNNNNNNNNNNNNNNNNNNNNNNNNNNNNNNNNNNNNNNNNNNNNNNNNNNNNNNNNNNNNNNNNNNNNNNNNNNNNNNNNNNNNNNNNNNNNNNNNNNNNNNNNNNNNNNNNNNNNNNNNNNNNNNNNNNNNNNNNNNNNNTGATCCAAGTGTGTAACCTCCCTGTACTGACCCTATATGTACTCAACACTtgaagaaatgaaaacaagcattACAGGGGAGCAGCGATTTGGTGCTCGGGCTCAGCTGCTCCCAAAATCGCTATCGCTCGTTGGTGCCTCGGCATGGTAGAAAGTACGCCTGGCGTGTCAGAGCTAGATCGTGCAATATCAAGGATACGCGCTATATACGGTGGGCCATGTTCGTAGCGCAAGGCGTCCGTTAGTCACGCATCGCTCCTGATCCGTGGACCAGCACGTCTCCAATAGTCTGAGCCACGGTCCGGAATTGGTACAAACGATTCTCGGTGGGTCAGGAAGGCTTGCGGCCCAGAGGAGGTTGGCGAAACCTCGGTCCCCTGATATCTGCGGCGGCGGGTGCTACTTCCGGCGGCCCGGCGATGGAAGATGCGGCGCTGGAGTTCCTTATGGATCCCATCAACCGGTGAGTTTCACCTATGTGATTCTCTTCGTTCAATTGATTGATTCGATTCGATGTCGGGCGCTGAAATTTCGACCCTCAAATCCctcttcccccgccgccaccgccggccactGTGGTGCGACTTGCAGGTTTCCATTTAGGGAGGAATTTGCGGCAACCTTGAGCATCCAGATCCGGTTAGTCCTGCTGCCGTGCTGTGATGCCCATCCTGCTATGCCGGCGGATTCCAATGGCAGGTCTGGTTGCGCACAAGATGAGGGTCCGCAGGCGAACTACGACGAGGAAAGAATGCTTCTCCAAATAGGTCCGTGCAATCCACTAATCCTGAAAGCACCGGGCTGGACTAAAAAGGTTACCCCTTAATAAATTATTCCTTTGCTTGTGAGCATGGACTGCTTCATTCAATCTGTTTAACAAGCGATTTACATGCAAACCTGTGTGTGCTTCACTATTTTCAGCAGTGAACAATGGCTGACTGTGGCGATAGAATGCTCTCAGTTGGAGGACGGCTGGTTTTGATtaactctgtcctcacaaatatggttctctatatgctttctttcttccaactcccaaaagggctcctgcaaagactggactattttagatccagattcttttggcaaggagatggtgaaaagaaaaaatatagactggccaaatggagtgtggtttgtaggccgaaagaccaaggtggccttggaattcatgactTGCAAAtcaagaatgaggccctacttagtaaatggttgttcaaacttcttactgagAATGGTGTTTGGCAAATCATGctgcgcaacaagtatctaggccaaaaggcaGTGTCTCAGGCATATTGGACACCTGGCGACtcgcacttttgggctggcctaatggtggcaaagaaacatctctttcgctttgggtctttcgcgataagGGACGGGTCGGAGGTtcgtttctgggaagacatctggctaggcaatgccagtcttcgagaacaatatccagccctgtacaacattgctcgcgaaaagaataatactattgcgcaagTGCTCAGTTCATCCCCACCCAATATTTCGTttaggcgggatttgattggcccccgacTTATGTCATGGCACAATCTTTTATCCAGTTTGGATTCGATTAATATTAGACAAGGCCGGGATGTGTTTcactggaaccttactacatcagggtcattcacagtagactctatgtaccgtgcactcatgcattctgaggtaccggtgagtaacaataagaaaatttggaagtcaaagattccactaaaagttaaaatcttcatgtggtatctttGTAGGGTAGTTGTtctaaccaaagacaacctcgcacgacgcaactggctagggagtaagaagtgttgtttttgtactcatgaggagacaatcaaacacctctttttccaatgcaagtttgcacgtactacatggtcaatcatccaaatagcgtcaaatttgtatccacCCATAAGTgtcgccaatatttttggtcactgGTTGGACGGTATTCCAAATAAATTCAAAACGCTAATACGGGTGGGAGCATAcgccttactatggtcgctttggctatgtagaaatgatttggttttcaaTGATAAAAATGAttctcctttgcaggttattttccgttgtacgcacttGCTTCGTACATGGTCTACACTACAAGAAGTGGAGTACCAaccgctgttcaaggcggtgtgtacgcggttggagcaggtggctacggtggtttttacccaacatgggtggcagcataatctccggatcggtccaccatcccttgcgacataggcatagtgtcggtctataggactctactgtcACCGATTTGTCGGTTTTTTTTCATTCATTTTGTCAGACTCTCCGTGttgggctgtgtgcatcctagttatgcagaggccgggtgttactcataatgttttgtatccgcttgatgctacatttcgagataataaaagcgccctttatcgaaaaaagaaTGTCCAATGAATTATGAAAATTGAAATCACTCCATGGTAATTTCAGGTTGTGGCTGGGGAGTGCTCCATTGGACAGAACTCCCTGCACATCGAAGATGAGTTTGTTGGAGCAATCTATTTTGCAAATATGCGGAGAAGCCTATGAAGAGTTTAATAAAATCGGAGTTAGGATTGACTTTCAACTCACTCGGGGAGGCCTACGACTTCTACATGTCATACTTGTGGGAGGTTTGGCTTTGGGATCAGGTATGGTAAGAGCAGATTGAATGCCGACAAGGTGCAGAAAATAATCTATGGCTGCTCGGTGAGAACTGCTTTCTCTTTAGTTTGTTAATTTTGTTTCATTCTTGACGCAAACGGTGCCGTAGGGCGGAACAGCTATAATGGTTTGTGTCATCTGGTTTGTGGATTGCAGGGGAAGCCAGAAGCAAGAACAATCGGTCTTGTAGGTGCGATTGCCCCGCATTGATAAGCCTGTTGCGGGCGTCCGACAATagctgttactccctccgttccataatataagagcattttttataCTACATTAGtgtaaaaaacactcttatattatgggaccgaGGGAGTATATAACTGAGCATCATGAAAACAACAATCATTCTATGTCGTGGACAATGGGGGAGAAGGTCCGCTGGCCATAGGTGGCGTTTATGAAGAGGACTTTGAGGAACATATGTGGCTAGATAAGTCATGAGCAGACAGACGATGATGTGAGGAAAACTTTGGAGGGTTTTGCTGACATTGTTGCAAGTGACCTGGACTTTTTGTCGATAGCGAGAGCAGGGTCAAGAAGTTGATGTGGACCAATGGAAGCAGTTGGATGCAATACTGGTTCTTTGAAGATGTCACTTTCGACAATGACATGCAATTCGTGCTTTTTGTTGGGGTGAACAACCGTTTTCAGAGCGTTATTTTGGCTGGTGTATTGATGAGGCACGAGCAGCTGAAGAGTTTCGATCGGGGAGTTTCTAAGGATGATAGGAGGAACCGACCCGAAAACTATCGTCACAGGTTTGGCAGTGTATTTAGTTTGCAGTTCACAATCAGAATATTTGAACATGCTCACTCATGTTATCTCACTGTGCGCAGACCAGAACAAAATGTTTGCTGTCTTTTTAATTTTTATTAAAAGAAGCTGATGTATGCTGGTAGTGACAGAGTCATGTTGTGAGGAGAACCAATCTGGCAATAGAGTGTCACACAAGCATGAGCTATGATCGAGCAGTTCGGGTGAATCCTAATCGAAGGTACTGCATACAATGTTACGGAGGTTGAGAAGATGAAGAAGTATGTGACAATGGACAACAATGCGGCGAAACATGAGAAGTTTAGTAGAGTTGTTTAAGAGGTAAAAATCAAGGGTGACGGTACTGAATTCGTGTGCGAGTGCAGTCAGTTGAAGCATACAAGGATGCTTTCCTGCCATGTCCTAAGGATAATATATATGCCTTCAATTGGCTGTGGTTTGCATACAGTGCAAGTATGTTTGTTCAATTATAGTTTGATATATGTTCAGATAGTTGGTATACCATCTTTGACGCATGCATAAGTCTTTCACATGCAGGCATTCGACtctatacgtgcatgctatgctagCTCTGAAGCGTTAAGAGCACAGCTCTAATGATTAAAGCTAGCGCTGAAGCGTTCAAGCACATGTCAGCTGGCCTTAAAGGTCCAATGGTGAGCTGTGAACCATTGGCAGAGAAGAGGGATGGTCTGGGATTTGAAGACCATCAGGTTGCGATCACTGCAGACAGGTTAACTGGGAATGGCGACCTTGCAGTCCTATCAAATGGTGGTGCAACCCAGGAAGATAATTTGGGTGGTTCTGTGAGTGTGAATGCACTTCAAGGCGAGCACCTCCGGAGAACCAAAGGGGTGTTGGCAGGCCGACAAATAGCCGTGAGAAAGCACCATATCACTCTCTCAGCAAGCGGACTAGGTTTTGTAGCATATTCGTCGTGAAAAGCCCCGCAAGCCTGACAAATGCAAGAACTGTGGTATGGAGGGGCACCGTTGAAACACGTGTACATGACCACTTGGTGGTGGGCAGACTTAGAAGTGAGGATTTAATTTGCCTGTATAATTTGTAATTTGAGGATTTTCTGGTGTGTACTGCGAGCCATGCTTAACGCTTGTTCCCCCAGTGCTTATAGTGTGTACAATTGTAAGATTGTAACATTGAGTGATAGTGGTCGAAGTCTTTTGTAGTACTTTATGCTAACTTTTGCCAGATCTTAAGATTTTTAAGAGCTAAATGTTATGCATAATCAGTTTGCagtttttcaaaatatttttatgaTCATGCGAGACCCATAGGATTTTTGGCCGTATGGCAGAGTGTTGTAGATCCTGTTGTGCATGAAGTGGTGATAGTACTGTTGTAAGCTGAGGATGGCACGGGAATAAACTGGGCCGTTCGCTCGAAGCCTGTTCCGCCTGGTTAGTGGCGACGCCATTGCAATGAATGCGTCCAGGCCCACATTACTTTTACATCCGATACAATCAGAATGCAGATGAGAATACAAGTAATGGAGCTGATCCACATGCGAACTGATGGCTGAGATTTCAGGAGCAGCTGAGCCTGGGCTCAGAAACGAATTTTCCGCATTACAGTTCTATTCAGTTTACAaattactccctccggtccttttttcttTGTGCATAACTGGAATCCCAGATATCGAGGAGAGGCAACCATGCAAAAAACTGGACATTTTTACCCCCACAACTGTGTGAGCTGTGTGTACAGGTATCCTGCTGAGGAATAATTGCAGGCCCTTTGATTGgcgagagaattccttatttgacccTTTTTTAAAATTTCCTTCCCTTTTCGGCCCAAAAAACTTCTTTATTCATGTGTtgatacttaaaattttgttttattCCCTACGCGACACTTTCATCCTTTTTTCCATCTGAAGGTGTTAACTAGCACATCAAAGACAATTTTACCTCTGATGATAGTATGTCACCAAGAAAGGAAAGAAAAGGAGCGTCAATATGGATGTCTTAGAAGTGTTGCACCAGTGCCCAACCAATCGCGTTGCAGAGCTCGATCCATGAGAGCCCCGGCACGGCGTGCATCCCGTTCTGAGTCCCGAcgcgcctctccctcctcaccacACTCGTGACCTGCAGTTGCTTTTAAAATCCTAGACCAAATCACCGGGTTGCTCACGCACCAGTACGTGCAAAGCTAGCACAAGAAGCATAGCAAGATAGCAGCTTAGTTGATTTTGTGTGGAACAGTGCACGCACGTCTAGCCGGCACCTCACGTGCGTACGCGATTGGTAAAAGCTACTCTCTCCATTCCATCCATAATATAAAAatcgtttttaacactacactagtgaaAAAACCtttttatattatgagacagagggaaTAGCTCTTAATCAACTAAGTGGCTGAATGAGTAGTCATTGT is a window encoding:
- the LOC123040436 gene encoding uncharacterized protein isoform X2 translates to MEDAALEFLMDPINRFPFREEFAATLSIQIRLVLLPCCDAHPAMPADSNGRSGCAQDEGPQANYDEERMLLQIGYFPLYALASYMVYTTRSGVPTAVQGGVYAVGAGGYGGFYPTWVAA
- the LOC123040436 gene encoding uncharacterized protein isoform X1, with translation MEDAALEFLMDPINRFPFREEFAATLSIQIRLVLLPCCDAHPAMPADSNGRSGCAQDEGPQANYDEERMLLQIGPCNPLILKAPGWTKKVIFRCTHLLRTWSTLQEVEYQPLFKAVCTRLEQVATVVFTQHGWQHNLRIGPPSLAT